From a single Kitasatospora azatica KCTC 9699 genomic region:
- a CDS encoding hybrid sensor histidine kinase/response regulator produces the protein MSSRPIRGAARLAAILDALPDALLLVNSNGTVVDANHAAVRAMQTPGTSLVGMGVLDLLPDFDPSRIPGSMRPAPRDQDEADKPVRMTARRTDGSTFPVEVSGNDFADETASEGRGYALSPLVPYDPYREGGPRASSANDLLLLLVRDLSSRLGVEAELRRQHKQTEMILRAAAEGVLGVDLEGRVVLVNPAAAHILDFRASELGGRELHPLVQHSRADGTPLAADESALLDTLTSGRKHRVRGATLWRKDGRPVTVDLTTAPVRDGEQLVGAVMTFTDRTRELALTAKVEHLGAVLETEVSGALEALQQRIATLAADPAGQLWPEANWMLRALADDCRRFGLLIDGVLAHQQAEEADGGLNRAQTSLDKLVARAVEYAGQLVGHGRLRFSVHAAAVEVTADQERLAQALAYLVADVSGTALTGSVTTDTGEPPMVVLAAAQRGDVARIEVRGPGRGGSRVHLPMARALVERHGGVLQPHDLPNHAGTTYVVELPLDDDAAQAAAARAAAGDGRRVPRETDTAVLPDLPGLAGGPAEAADDPSEEPAEPAAEPRTPIALGPGGPAPVAAEPAPAEPRDPIALGSGSTARTGTGEESEKPSRRRRALPAQSSNEPPALALPGVPDTGMPVYPGLEHALPAVPVAPAAAPVAEQQQPTGRRRRLGLPGGEQQASTSAATSSGNGTTTGTTTGNGPMALEPARPAQPAESGPSSALALAEAPSTAVAPTATPVPPMLSGPPAALPVPQQVPVGTGLGELTPHRPSGFASAFPAAFPVPAPAQPVQVEQRTPPRPVAELPSAPSVSADDPSARASVGDSALPRLTGEDEATGASTPRVPEYPDYPTMVSPAADGRPRRLLVWPEPDPSTKQALQDRGYRPVIVRSREEVDAQVAAYPAALFVDPLTGPITRTALQSLRTAALNSRVPVLVTAGLGQATRDAAYGADPAVLLRALAPKDSENHAARVLLVEGDPDIAAALTSSLERRGMHVEHAESENDAVSKASSVQPNLVVMDLLQIKRRRMGLLDWLRTNDRLHRTPLVVYTSVDLDPAELPRLRTGETVLFLAERSTSADVQERIVDLLGRIGSLGEVAHR, from the coding sequence GTGAGCAGCAGGCCGATCCGAGGCGCTGCTCGCCTCGCCGCGATACTCGACGCACTGCCCGACGCGCTGCTGCTGGTCAACAGCAACGGCACCGTGGTGGACGCCAACCACGCCGCCGTCCGCGCCATGCAGACCCCCGGCACCTCACTGGTCGGGATGGGCGTGCTGGACCTGCTCCCCGACTTCGACCCCAGCCGGATCCCCGGCTCGATGCGCCCCGCCCCGCGCGACCAGGACGAGGCCGACAAGCCGGTCCGGATGACCGCCCGGCGCACCGACGGCAGCACCTTCCCGGTGGAGGTCTCCGGCAACGACTTCGCCGACGAGACCGCCAGCGAGGGCCGCGGCTACGCGCTCTCCCCGCTCGTCCCGTACGACCCGTACCGCGAGGGCGGTCCGCGCGCCAGCTCCGCCAACGACCTGCTGCTGCTCCTGGTCCGCGACCTGTCCAGCCGGCTCGGCGTCGAGGCCGAACTGCGCCGCCAGCACAAGCAGACCGAGATGATCCTGCGCGCGGCCGCCGAGGGCGTGCTCGGCGTGGACCTCGAGGGCCGGGTCGTGCTGGTCAACCCGGCCGCCGCCCACATCCTCGACTTCCGGGCCAGCGAGCTCGGCGGCCGCGAACTGCACCCGCTGGTCCAGCACTCCCGGGCCGACGGCACCCCGCTGGCCGCCGACGAGTCCGCGCTGCTGGACACCCTCACCTCCGGCCGCAAGCACCGGGTGCGCGGCGCCACCCTGTGGCGCAAGGACGGCCGCCCGGTCACCGTCGACCTGACGACGGCTCCGGTGCGCGACGGCGAGCAGCTGGTCGGCGCGGTGATGACGTTCACCGACCGGACTCGCGAACTCGCCCTGACCGCCAAGGTCGAGCACCTCGGCGCGGTGCTGGAGACCGAGGTCAGCGGCGCCCTGGAAGCCCTGCAGCAGCGGATCGCCACCCTCGCCGCCGACCCCGCCGGACAGCTCTGGCCGGAGGCGAACTGGATGCTGCGCGCGCTGGCCGACGACTGCCGCCGGTTCGGCCTGCTGATCGACGGCGTGCTCGCCCACCAGCAGGCGGAGGAGGCCGACGGCGGGCTCAACCGCGCGCAGACCTCACTGGACAAGCTGGTGGCCCGGGCCGTCGAGTACGCCGGGCAGCTGGTCGGCCACGGCCGGCTGCGCTTCTCGGTGCACGCGGCCGCGGTCGAGGTGACCGCCGACCAGGAGCGGCTGGCCCAGGCGCTGGCCTACCTGGTGGCCGATGTCAGCGGGACTGCGCTGACCGGCTCGGTGACCACCGACACCGGCGAGCCCCCGATGGTGGTGCTGGCCGCGGCGCAGCGCGGTGACGTGGCCCGGATCGAGGTCCGCGGTCCCGGCCGCGGCGGCAGCCGGGTGCACCTGCCGATGGCCCGCGCCCTGGTGGAGCGGCACGGCGGCGTGCTGCAGCCGCACGACCTGCCCAACCACGCGGGCACCACCTATGTGGTGGAACTGCCGCTGGACGACGACGCGGCGCAGGCCGCGGCCGCCCGGGCGGCGGCGGGTGACGGGCGGCGGGTGCCGCGGGAGACCGACACGGCCGTGCTGCCGGACCTGCCGGGGCTGGCGGGCGGTCCGGCCGAAGCTGCTGACGACCCGTCGGAGGAGCCCGCCGAACCGGCCGCCGAACCCCGGACGCCGATCGCACTCGGCCCCGGCGGCCCCGCGCCGGTGGCGGCCGAGCCGGCCCCGGCGGAGCCGCGCGACCCGATCGCGCTGGGTTCGGGCAGCACTGCCCGGACCGGTACGGGCGAGGAGAGCGAGAAGCCGTCCCGGCGGCGGCGGGCGCTGCCGGCACAGAGTTCGAACGAACCCCCGGCCCTGGCGCTGCCCGGGGTGCCCGACACCGGGATGCCGGTGTACCCGGGGCTGGAGCACGCGCTGCCGGCCGTCCCGGTCGCGCCCGCAGCCGCGCCGGTCGCGGAGCAGCAGCAGCCCACCGGCCGGCGCAGACGGCTCGGCCTGCCCGGCGGCGAGCAGCAGGCGAGCACCAGTGCCGCCACCAGCTCCGGCAACGGCACCACCACCGGCACCACCACCGGCAACGGCCCGATGGCGCTGGAACCGGCCCGTCCGGCCCAGCCGGCCGAGTCCGGCCCGTCCAGCGCGCTCGCCCTGGCCGAAGCGCCGAGCACCGCCGTTGCCCCCACCGCCACCCCGGTCCCGCCGATGCTCAGCGGACCGCCGGCGGCCCTGCCCGTACCGCAGCAGGTGCCGGTCGGCACCGGGCTCGGCGAGCTGACGCCGCACCGGCCCTCCGGCTTCGCGAGCGCGTTCCCGGCCGCCTTCCCGGTCCCGGCGCCGGCGCAGCCCGTACAGGTGGAGCAGCGCACGCCGCCGCGCCCGGTCGCCGAGCTGCCGTCCGCCCCTTCGGTCTCGGCTGACGATCCGTCGGCTCGGGCCTCGGTGGGCGACAGCGCGCTGCCCCGGCTCACCGGCGAGGACGAGGCCACCGGGGCCAGCACGCCGCGGGTGCCGGAGTACCCGGACTATCCGACGATGGTCAGCCCCGCCGCCGACGGCCGGCCGCGCCGACTGCTGGTCTGGCCGGAGCCGGACCCGTCGACCAAGCAGGCGCTGCAGGACCGCGGCTACCGGCCGGTGATAGTGCGCTCCCGCGAGGAGGTGGACGCACAGGTCGCCGCTTACCCGGCGGCGCTCTTCGTCGACCCGCTGACCGGGCCGATCACCCGCACCGCGCTGCAGTCGCTGCGCACGGCGGCGCTGAACAGCCGGGTGCCGGTGCTGGTCACGGCCGGCCTCGGGCAGGCCACCCGGGACGCCGCCTACGGCGCGGACCCGGCGGTGCTGCTGCGCGCGCTGGCCCCCAAGGACAGCGAGAACCACGCGGCCCGGGTGCTGCTGGTGGAGGGCGACCCGGACATCGCGGCCGCGCTGACCAGCAGCCTGGAGCGGCGCGGGATGCACGTGGAGCACGCCGAGTCGGAGAACGACGCGGTCTCCAAGGCGTCCAGCGTGCAGCCCAACCTGGTGGTGATGGACCTGCTGCAGATCAAGCGGCGCCGGATGGGCCTGCTGGACTGGCTGCGCACCAACGACCGGCTGCACCGCACCCCGCTGGTCGTCTACACCTCGGTGGACCTGGACCCGGCCGAACTGCCGCGCCTGCGCACCGGCGAGACGGTGCTCTTCCTGGCCGAGCGCTCGACCAGCGCGGACGTCCAGGAGCGGATCGTGGACCTGCTGGGCCGGATCGGCTCGCTGGGCGAGGTCGCCCACCGCTGA
- a CDS encoding MFS transporter translates to MLDTAIPVPLHQNRRFQVLWTGAAASVLGARLADTAYPLLLLAMTGSPAVAGAFGAVQFAASVLCGVHAGAVADRYDRRTVLLAADAVRFLATASVVVALAVHHFTVAHALLAAAVVGGATAYGGPVRMLAVRAVVPAAQLPQALAREELRGSTAALLGPPLAGLLFAVGRAVPVLGTALGSLFSFLATCAVRYDGRPAAPESDRSEVPHPPGPWTGLRLLLASPLLRATLGAAIPLNLVGSAMTLAVIVLLRDRGGSSTAIGLTLAGEAVGAIAGAFLVGRLQRLAGPGRLLLAAAWLCVPLTLAPLLPGGQVTVFLALAAMNLAMPALRVMIDVLIFQQVPDALRGRVIAVTMTALMLGVPAGTFGAGLLLDRLAPGTALALLAGLLALGLLPSTCSRALRSAAWPAPGH, encoded by the coding sequence ATGCTGGATACCGCGATCCCGGTTCCGCTGCACCAGAACCGCCGCTTCCAGGTCCTGTGGACCGGCGCCGCCGCCTCCGTCCTCGGCGCCCGCCTCGCCGACACGGCCTACCCCCTGCTGCTGCTCGCGATGACCGGCTCGCCCGCCGTCGCCGGCGCCTTCGGCGCGGTGCAGTTCGCCGCTTCCGTGCTGTGCGGCGTGCACGCGGGAGCGGTGGCCGACCGGTACGACCGCCGGACCGTCCTGCTGGCCGCGGACGCGGTCCGGTTCCTGGCCACAGCCAGCGTGGTGGTCGCCCTGGCGGTGCATCACTTCACCGTGGCGCACGCCCTGCTGGCGGCCGCGGTGGTGGGCGGCGCCACGGCGTACGGCGGACCGGTGCGGATGCTCGCGGTGCGGGCCGTGGTGCCGGCCGCCCAACTGCCCCAGGCGCTCGCCCGGGAGGAGCTGCGCGGCAGCACGGCCGCCCTGCTCGGCCCACCGCTGGCGGGACTGCTCTTCGCCGTCGGCCGGGCCGTCCCGGTCCTCGGCACCGCGCTCGGCTCGCTGTTCTCCTTCCTCGCCACCTGCGCGGTGCGCTACGACGGCAGGCCCGCAGCCCCGGAGTCCGACCGGTCGGAGGTTCCGCACCCGCCCGGCCCGTGGACCGGACTGCGGCTGCTGCTCGCCAGCCCGCTGCTGCGCGCCACCCTCGGCGCCGCGATCCCGCTCAACCTGGTCGGCTCGGCGATGACCCTCGCGGTGATCGTGCTGCTCCGCGACCGCGGCGGGTCCAGCACCGCGATCGGCCTCACCCTGGCCGGCGAGGCGGTGGGCGCGATCGCCGGTGCCTTCCTGGTCGGCCGGCTGCAGCGGCTGGCCGGCCCCGGCCGACTGCTGCTCGCCGCCGCCTGGCTCTGCGTCCCGCTGACCCTGGCGCCGCTGCTGCCGGGCGGACAGGTCACCGTCTTCCTCGCCCTCGCCGCGATGAACCTGGCGATGCCCGCGCTCCGGGTGATGATCGACGTGCTGATCTTCCAGCAGGTGCCGGACGCCCTGCGCGGCCGGGTGATCGCCGTCACCATGACCGCCCTGATGCTGGGCGTCCCCGCCGGGACCTTCGGCGCCGGCCTGCTGCTCGACCGGCTGGCCCCGGGCACCGCGCTGGCACTGCTCGCCGGACTGCTCGCGCTCGGCCTGCTGCCGTCCACCTGCAGCCGGGCGCTGCGCTCGGCCGCCTGGCCCGCGCCGGGCCACTGA
- a CDS encoding ArsR/SmtB family transcription factor codes for MQERSEERLVDDVATLKALADPVRLAILDALVRHDPQPLTAKELAVELDEPQTKLYRHLKQLEKAELIGVAGTRLVSGIVESRYQVRQKELRLASAIFAAGSPERPEALGAMLAALDSFRHTFERDFLADRIDFASPPSGAPGVFAHSVFRVSPERAARLRARLREVLAEAAQAEEGEESGETVDVKLFTLMYTERS; via the coding sequence ATGCAGGAGAGGTCCGAAGAACGCCTGGTGGACGACGTCGCGACGCTCAAGGCGCTGGCCGATCCGGTGCGGCTGGCGATCCTCGACGCGCTGGTGCGGCACGACCCGCAACCGCTCACCGCCAAGGAGCTGGCCGTCGAACTGGACGAGCCGCAGACCAAGCTCTACCGCCACCTCAAGCAGCTGGAGAAGGCCGAGCTGATCGGGGTGGCCGGCACCAGGCTGGTCTCCGGCATCGTGGAGAGCCGCTACCAGGTGCGGCAGAAGGAGCTGCGCCTGGCCAGCGCGATCTTCGCGGCGGGCTCGCCGGAGCGGCCGGAGGCGCTGGGGGCGATGCTCGCGGCGCTGGACTCGTTCCGCCACACCTTCGAGCGGGACTTCCTGGCCGACCGGATCGACTTCGCCTCCCCGCCGAGCGGGGCCCCCGGGGTCTTCGCGCACAGCGTCTTCCGGGTCAGCCCGGAGCGGGCCGCCCGGCTGCGGGCCCGGCTGCGCGAGGTGCTGGCCGAGGCGGCGCAGGCGGAGGAGGGGGAGGAGAGCGGGGAGACCGTGGACGTGAAGCTCTTCACCCTGATGTACACCGAGCGGTCCTAG
- a CDS encoding Ig-like domain-containing protein, producing MTATRQSRGRRPRRTVVVTVALAAGLTLGWVPTVSQAQQSPDSWTAEQRAVLRSGLTVDLDFTPVPGVGAQAEAGRLGEAGFADGVRAGAPAETFTVAQDRPQVDGAWRTLGTLQLTFSRPVRNPRLHVSGLAGVATGSSGSTASALRLSVTGGSPAGPALTARSPWKGWTVAGGALGPAGPDGAADGTVEPAGSLELDGTFDTATFRVERRDTAAPGSVTAPPKLRQAFTVTLDEALGSAPSGYGNASHLISDLFLGNDAVSAVPANGLAHRGAGSGPQPAPPEIQPGRTEHTANDPTLSFPRDAAIGRYYDLTVPVSPGQAGATLAGWIDFDRDGHFDATERAQVDITPGAGSATLEWIVPPNVAAGDTWARLRIARDPAQVVAADGFADAGEVEDQSINLAVGAAKPEITSPVAGSAVGDTRPEFHGDSGVAGATVQVQEGTVTLCQARVDGSGNWNCRPATGLSQGEHTVLPSETTSGGVVLRGDPVRITVSTTPPTPPLLTLPEYTNDPGLLLTGTGAEASTVAVTETVAGSVNELCRTAVRADRAWSCLPVEELAEGTHVLTAVAVDPAGNRAAGKPTTLIVDTLPPTKPVLTAPGPGEEVHVVRPRLTGRGEPGAIVTVIAGGDGALCAAVAAVDGSWACNAVRDLGEGEQLLTPTATDRAGNAATGDAVRVRVVLPGAAASPSGSASAVASPSLSPSAGPSASPSPSASASASASSSPSASPSVGASPSALVAPSTSPSAPASPASPAPGSASPLPDSAPASLLPLPGDYPLPVHVPAVRALFMSSVPGHAPQKSIPPTSHTPDTSLTPALAQPLAPPPTEVSLVRHASLGGWRAATCGAFLILTGMTLITRRVLARGSGTRRR from the coding sequence ATGACCGCGACCCGGCAGAGCAGAGGTCGTCGCCCCAGGCGGACGGTCGTGGTCACGGTGGCGCTCGCTGCCGGGCTGACCCTCGGCTGGGTGCCGACCGTCTCGCAGGCGCAGCAGTCACCGGACAGTTGGACCGCCGAGCAGCGCGCCGTGCTGCGCTCCGGCCTGACCGTCGACCTCGACTTCACTCCCGTGCCCGGCGTCGGCGCCCAGGCCGAGGCGGGCCGGCTCGGCGAGGCCGGCTTCGCCGACGGCGTCCGCGCCGGGGCGCCCGCCGAGACCTTCACGGTGGCCCAGGACCGCCCGCAGGTGGACGGCGCCTGGCGAACCCTCGGCACGCTGCAGCTCACCTTCTCCCGCCCGGTGCGCAATCCCCGACTGCACGTCAGCGGACTGGCCGGAGTGGCCACCGGCAGCAGCGGCAGCACCGCCTCCGCCCTGCGGCTGAGCGTTACCGGCGGCAGCCCGGCCGGCCCCGCCCTCACCGCCCGGTCCCCCTGGAAGGGGTGGACGGTGGCCGGCGGCGCGCTCGGCCCGGCCGGCCCGGACGGCGCGGCCGACGGGACCGTGGAGCCGGCCGGCAGCCTGGAACTCGACGGCACCTTCGACACCGCGACCTTCCGGGTGGAACGGCGCGACACCGCCGCGCCCGGCAGCGTCACCGCGCCCCCGAAACTGCGTCAGGCCTTCACCGTCACCCTGGACGAGGCACTGGGCAGCGCGCCCTCCGGATACGGCAACGCCTCGCACCTGATCTCCGACCTCTTCCTCGGCAACGACGCCGTCAGCGCCGTGCCGGCCAACGGGCTCGCGCACCGGGGCGCCGGCTCCGGGCCGCAGCCCGCACCGCCGGAGATCCAGCCGGGCCGCACCGAGCACACCGCGAACGACCCGACGCTCAGCTTCCCCCGGGACGCCGCGATCGGCCGGTACTACGACCTGACCGTCCCGGTCAGCCCCGGCCAGGCCGGAGCAACCCTCGCCGGATGGATCGACTTCGACCGCGACGGCCACTTCGACGCCACCGAGCGCGCCCAGGTCGACATCACGCCGGGCGCCGGCAGCGCGACGCTGGAGTGGATCGTGCCGCCGAACGTCGCCGCCGGGGACACCTGGGCCCGGCTGCGGATCGCCCGCGACCCGGCGCAGGTGGTCGCGGCCGACGGCTTCGCGGACGCGGGCGAGGTCGAGGACCAGTCGATCAACCTCGCGGTGGGCGCGGCCAAACCGGAGATCACCAGCCCCGTCGCGGGCTCGGCGGTCGGCGACACCAGGCCCGAGTTCCACGGCGACAGCGGCGTGGCCGGGGCCACCGTCCAGGTCCAGGAGGGGACGGTGACGCTCTGTCAGGCCAGGGTGGACGGGAGCGGCAACTGGAACTGCCGCCCGGCCACCGGACTGTCCCAGGGCGAGCACACGGTGCTGCCCTCCGAGACCACCAGCGGCGGCGTGGTGCTGCGCGGGGACCCGGTCCGGATCACCGTCAGCACGACGCCGCCCACGCCCCCGCTCCTCACCCTGCCCGAGTACACCAACGACCCCGGGCTGCTGCTGACCGGGACGGGAGCGGAGGCGAGCACCGTGGCCGTGACGGAGACCGTCGCGGGTTCGGTGAACGAACTCTGCCGTACGGCGGTACGGGCCGACCGGGCCTGGTCCTGCCTGCCGGTGGAGGAGCTGGCCGAGGGCACCCATGTGCTCACCGCGGTGGCGGTCGATCCGGCGGGCAACCGTGCCGCCGGAAAACCCACCACGCTGATCGTGGACACCCTGCCGCCGACCAAGCCGGTGCTGACCGCGCCGGGGCCGGGCGAGGAGGTGCACGTGGTGCGGCCGCGCCTGACCGGCCGCGGTGAGCCCGGTGCGATCGTCACGGTGATCGCCGGCGGGGACGGCGCGCTCTGCGCGGCGGTCGCGGCGGTGGACGGGAGCTGGGCGTGCAACGCGGTCCGGGACCTGGGGGAGGGCGAGCAGCTGCTGACCCCGACGGCGACGGACCGCGCGGGTAACGCGGCGACGGGGGACGCGGTGCGGGTGCGGGTGGTGCTGCCTGGGGCGGCGGCTTCCCCGAGCGGGAGCGCGAGCGCGGTGGCTTCCCCGAGCCTCAGCCCGAGCGCCGGCCCGAGTGCGAGCCCGAGCCCGAGCGCGAGTGCGAGTGCGAGTGCGAGCTCCAGCCCGAGCGCGAGCCCCAGCGTGGGCGCGAGCCCGAGTGCGCTCGTGGCCCCGAGCACGAGCCCGAGTGCCCCCGCGAGCCCAGCGAGTCCTGCGCCCGGTAGCGCGAGCCCGCTCCCCGATTCCGCCCCCGCGTCCCTCCTCCCGCTCCCCGGCGACTACCCGCTCCCCGTCCACGTTCCCGCCGTGCGGGCGCTGTTCATGAGCTCCGTCCCCGGCCACGCCCCCCAGAAGTCGATCCCGCCGACTTCTCACACCCCTGACACCTCGTTGACCCCCGCCCTCGCCCAGCCCCTCGCGCCGCCCCCCACCGAGGTCTCGCTGGTGCGGCACGCCTCGCTCGGGGGATGGCGGGCCGCCACCTGTGGGGCGTTCCTGATCCTGACCGGCATGACGCTGATCACCAGGAGGGTCCTCGCCCGGGGCTCCGGCACCCGGCGGCGCTGA